The proteins below come from a single Aegilops tauschii subsp. strangulata cultivar AL8/78 chromosome 6, Aet v6.0, whole genome shotgun sequence genomic window:
- the LOC141026056 gene encoding uncharacterized protein, giving the protein MVYLRLQPYAQSSVVNRPCPKLALKYFGPFKVLEKVGNAAYKLELPRGSMVHPVFHVSQLKGHVSDHTPVFTTLPVPLDLSAPGVIPEEILDRRLVKKGNASYLQILVKWSSIPAASATWEDYQVLKERYPDALAWGHASSSGGGIVSILQMAKARARRGKREAAKAKA; this is encoded by the coding sequence ATGGTATACCTGCGCTTACAGCCATATGCTCAGTCTTCTGTGGTCAACCGTCCTTGCCCAAAGCTAGCTCTCAAATACTTTGGCCCGTTCAAGGTGTTGGAAAAAGTGGGAAATGCAGCATACAAACTGGAGTTACCCCGTGGCAGTATGGTCCACCCGGTGTTTCATGTGTCTCAACTCAAGGGCCATGTGTCGGATCATACTCCGGTGTTTACTACTCTTCCGGTTCCACTCGATCTATCAGCACCTGGTGTGATACCTGAGGAGATTCTGGATCGCCGACTGGTCAAAAAGGGCAATGCATCTTATCTTCAGATACTGGTCAAGTGGTCGTCGATCCCTGCGGCATCAGCAACCTGGGAAGATTACCAAGTACTCAAGGAGCGCTACCCAGATGCACTAGCCTGGGGACATGCTAGTTCTTCAGGGGGTGGTATTGTAAGTATTCTGCAGATGGCAAAGGCGCGGGCGAGGCGAGGGAAGCGGGAAGCAGCCAAGGCGAAGGCGTAA
- the LOC109767800 gene encoding transcription factor MYB30-like, translating into MVRAPCCEKTGLKRGPWTVEEDMTLVAHIEQHGHSNWGALPKQAGLLRCAKSCRLRWINYLCPDIKRGNFTSEEEDAIIQLHAMLGNRWSTIAARLPGRTDNEIKNVWHTHLKKRLDSSLSKTSGQAAPKRKAKKPDVAASTLEDPTSDPVSPEQSLSTSSATDYSMASSLENTGSSSDEFQIDDSFWSETLAMSVDCSGSGMETSDTVAADSASPSSSNDEMDFWVTLFMQDGKQTSQQLFPALKPSQKSSWARLKRQQKRSDMMKSLSNMKRPKRTQQSPGLVGRMLGGMAQDPHVQELILKGCVWFGNEVE; encoded by the exons ATGGTGAGGGCTCCTTGCTGCGAGAAGACAGGGCTCAAGAGGGGCCCGTGGACGGTGGAGGAGGACATGACCCTGGTGGCTCACATCGAGCAGCACGGGCACAGCAACTGGGGGGCGCTGCCGAAGCAGGCCGGCCTGCTGCGCTGCGCCAAGAGCTGCCGCCTCCGGTGGATCAACTACCTGTGCCCCGACATCAAGCGCGGCAACTTCACCAGCGAGGAGGAAGACGCTATCATCCAGCTCCACGCCATGCTCGGCAACAGATGGTCCACCATTGCCGCCAGGCTGCCAGGGAGGACGGACAACGAGATCAAGAACGTCTGGCACACACACCTCAAGAAGCGACTCGACTCGTCCTTGTCCAAGACGTCCGGCCAGGCAGCGCCTAAGCGCAAAGCCAAGAAGCCTGATGTAGCTGCGAGCACGCTCGAGGATCCGACCTCCGACCCGGTGTCGCCGGAGCAGTCCCTATCGACGTCATCTGCCACCGACTACTCGATGGCCTCGTCGTTGGAGAACACGGGCTCTTCCTCGGACGAGTTCCAGATCGACGACAGCTTCTGGTCGGAGACACTTGCGATGTCGGTGGACTGCTCCGGTTCCGGGATGGAAACCAGCGACACCGTCGCCGCAGATAGTGCATCGCCATCGTCAAGCAACGATGAGATGGACTTCTGGGTCACGCTGTTCATGCAGGATG GCAAGCAAACAAGCCAACAACTGTTCCCAGCTCTCAAGCCTAGCCAAAAAAGTAGCTGGGCAAGATTAAAACGACAACAAAAG AGGTCAGATATGATGAAAAGTCTGTCAAACATGAAGAGGCCAAAGCGGACACAACAATCACCGGGGCTTGTTGGGCGGATGTTGGGCGGAATGGCCCAGGACCCTCATGTGCAAGAGTTGATTCTCAAAGGGTGTGTTTGGTTCGGGAACGAAGTGGAATGA